A segment of the Lycium ferocissimum isolate CSIRO_LF1 chromosome 10, AGI_CSIRO_Lferr_CH_V1, whole genome shotgun sequence genome:
TTGGGCAACAATACAGGTAGCGGACACCGAGTTGgaaaccttaaaaaaaaaaaaaaaaaaaaaaaaaaatccttctgCAAACTTGTTGCCAAGCAACACAAACCAAAAAGGATATTCCTACTTTACAGCTATAAGAAAATCAAATCAGACTAAAATCTTTGAGAATAGGCCCTAAAAATAGAAGTAAGAGGTCGTCTGTAAAATGTCAAACACATATtctggagatcaaataatgaacttaAGGCGTTCCCTATCGTAGTCTATTCTGTCACTTCCAAGGTTAGAACAGTGAAGACTGTGCAGTTAATTATTACCtttatcccaaaaaaattatcttcatttcttttttaatctgtcccaaaaaaattatcctctttttatatttagaaacaatttaattttatgagataatttacagccacataaatatttaaaacttattttgagccacacatttcaaaaatcttcctttatttcttaaattttatgtcaaatctaaaaggataatttttttgggacagagagaATACATGTTTATCTTAAGATTAGATCACATTTCAAATACAAGAACTGAGACACGATTATTTTGTTAGCCATGCAACAGAGGAAAAACAgtatatacataatcagtgtgTTTCAGATGGGAAATCAAGCCTCAATTTGCTCTTTCACTGACTGCCGATTGTTGCAAGCTGTAAATCCCTATTGATACTCTTATTCAGTTAAACTAGACCGCGTATGCCCGTGctgagcacgggcccaacactttagattatagtgcatctatgtgtatgtagttgtctTTGAATagtgatattatatatatatatatatattatgtttaaaacacgattaatataacattatagtttgtgctccgtatctaaaactttattatattaatgtttgctacgaatacaaaatcggcaaatttattaatattttttaaaagagaagatttgtttaaaagaaaactattttcctctctttgagataaaacaatagcaatatttaagatcggttgatactttcaattttaattcgattaatttaaaggtgtaaaatacttattattttttatcaaattttgatttggataattctaattcaaattattaaattaattttacatgtttaaaacgaaacaaagtaaaaattgattttctatttaaacgaagaaatactattttttaatttttggtaaatattctcggtttagctcattttacttgtcatgttgttttTTGCATGGtcttttaagaaaacgtcgattaaaattataatttgactaatttaccttattcattatttgatctccatttgatatttttttttaccacattaatctcttttcacatttattagagtaggaataaaaataaaaaagtaattaaattctatcttattttaaaatataaatattttaagtatatttattttagtaaacataacaaataaatgacatggcggaatagcaaatacgaCGAGcttaatatctagattagatctcggctaatataaaaaaataaaaaaaattgtatagtttgactacttaaccttttgaagaaaagcaatttcatttgctccactaatggattgatacgcgcgcaatgaatccatcattattgacttaatgagatactttggaaattacatgaatattgtttgattttttaatatggggtgcattttttttctggacattattaatttgcactatttttatgcatatatatatatatatactatgttcaaaacacgattaatataatattgtaatttgtactccgtatctaaaactttattatattagtgtttactacgaatacaaagtctgcactttttttttttaacattatttttttttaatatggggttcactttttttttatattgcttgattttgttaatatggggtccactttttttttattttttatattgcttgatgttgtttagtatggggtccaccttttatggggtgcatttttttttttggacattattagtttgcactatttttatgcatataatatatatacatatacttaggggtgttcatggttcgatTTGGatcggttattggttaaaaccataaccaaaccaatttagtcggtttttaaatgtctaaaatcataaccaaaccaagtaaaataataaccaccggtttggttattgtcggtttggttcggtttggttcggtttttcaatttatgactagcgtgacaattcaaatattctctctctacattcttcaaatttcttatgaagtTCTTTTTTCCTCACGACCCACAAGGGCGAACTTTCTTGCATATTGAGGGAAAGACATGCcgcaatgtaaaatgaaaagagatagtaggatttttactttttacccttatgcttacgacttattagagttggcttggattgttggacttggacatattcttttaagacacgggccttaaaaataagtagaccaaaattaaattaataattaaaaggtataaaatatctttaattatttatgaaaagttaatattatacatataaataattataaattttatgtatataattatcggtttggttcggttatttattcggttattttttactataaccataaccaaaccaaatattatcgatttttcaaatttaaaaccaaatcaaatcaaaccaaaccaaatgtcagtttttttattcggtttggttttggttttaaccaaaactgtgaacagccctacatatactatgttcaaaacacgattaatataacattgtaatttgtgctccgtatctaaaactttattatattagtgtttgctaagaatacaaagtctgcacttttttttattttatattgtttgtttttttaatatgagattcactttttttttatattgcttgattttgttaatatggggttcacttttttttttccgtgagtttggagatggcgggttctactttttttacttttttttttttttttttttttttaatattggttggtgtttaatatttttttttttttttttttttttttttttttttaataaacggacgacgaagcatgggttgagacccatgcttctatatagttgtAATTTACTGCATTAATTGATTCTCTATACTTAGCTAAACAAAAGGCAATTTCAGATTTGACCAGAACCCAGCGATGTGGGGCTAATCAGGCTTCTCTAAGACTCATCAAATATCAGAAACAACTATTGTTGGATTGAAAGATTATATTCTTGATAACAGTCACATACTTGCAGAGCCCAAAATAGTAAGAACAAGAAGCATCTCAAATTTGATGGTGACAAGAAGCATCTCAAATTTGATGGTGGATGCAATTGGAATAACAAgataaattcttttcttttaatcagTAAAATACAAGAGAGAATTTCAAGATGCTTTCAGGATATGAGTTTACTAATTGGAGGTATATGACTCCTCTATAGCCATTCCGCTCCATCATGCCTGTTTTATTCCACTACTCGATAATTTATCTTTTAGGACATATTTTATAGGTGCCAGCCAattgttcttcttctcttctttcttttagcTCCTTTTGTTTAAGTGTTAgttttttgattttgatttcttgGGCTAAGGTTGCTTTTAGGATAcaactgatttttttaaaatgaagtaAGGATACAGCTAAATTTCGCAGTCCAGAAAACAGGTTCAGAACCAATATCAGAGAATAACTAATCTGAATGGAGAAAAGGTATATCTAGCATCAAATAGATAGCTTCATGCATCACCAGAGCAAGAACAGCTTAAGTAGTAGCAAATTCTCTCGCTAAAGCCCGCAAATATTCTAAAAGGAAGAGGGTGAAATTTTAACTGCATCGACCGCATCAATTCCCCTACAAGCAAGAttagaaccaaaaaaaaaaaaagaagaagaagggcaTAATTCATCTGCAAAATCGAGGTTCTGCCATAGTAAACAACAGCTATAAGCAAACTTGCCAAACCAGGTACAAGAAATAGCTACTGCTGAAATAGAAAATCTTAAAGAATTATCAAAAGCCagaaactttcattatcaaaaaaaaattattatgagTAACAAAGTAACTATCTTTCAGATAGAAATCTTCTATCTGCAATCAGATAACACCACATCTATTGTATGCCTCCCAATTCCCTTCTTATTTTGGGGAGAAAAACAAATTACATCGCTTTTTAAAGAACGAATCTTTATCACTAACTAATCCTAAAACGACATAAACTTCCAGCACAAATCATACCTCCAAATCCAGCTATGGATCAGCAAGAAATCCAATACTTATGTGTGCTAATAAGAGCTGACAACAAACCCGCCGACGACAACAACAATAGTCCGGAAAGCAAACCTTTTCCATCCCTAATATCAGCTAAAGCCATTAACCCATCAGCAAAATCTTGAATTACTGATAATCTCTTCATCAACTTTTTAAACCTCAATTTCCtcaatttctcttctttctcagCATACCCAATTCCCCTAATAATCGATACCTCAATAGTCGAAAGCAAAcactcttcatcttctttaatATTTCTCAATTCCTTAACTTTCAAACTCACTTCCAATATACCCAATACACTCACACCACGCCCTAATCTTCGCTAAACTATTCAAATTCTTCTTATCAATTAACCCAGCTTCAAACTATGTAAACAGCAGCTATAAGAAAACTTGCCAAAAccaagtacaaaaaaaaaatagcacaaTTCATCTGAAAAATCGAGATTTTGCTAAGTATACAACAGCTATAAGCAAACTTGCGAAACCAAGTACAAGAAACAGCTACTAGCTGAAATAGAAAAACTTAAAGAACTATCAAAAGCCagaaactttcattatcaaagaaaattattatGAGTCACAAAGTAACTATCTTTCAGATAGAAATTTCTATCTGCAATGGGATAACATAACATATTGTATACCTCCCTATTCCCTTCTTATTTTGGGTGAAAACAAATtacatttcttttaaaaaacgAATCTTTATCACTAACTAATCCACTTGATTAAGCACAAATCATAACTCCAATCCAACTATCCAAGATCAGCAAGAAATCCAATTCTTATGTGTGCTAATAAGAGCTGATAACAACCCCGCcgacgacaacaacaacggTGCAGAAAGCAAACCTTTACCATCCCTAATATCAGCCAAACACATTAACCCATCAGCAAAATCTTGAATTACTGATAATCTCTTCATCAACTTTTTAAACCTCAATTTCCTCAATCTCTCCTCTTCCTCAGCATACCCAATTCCCCTAATAATCGAAACCTCAATAGTCGAAAGCAAAcactcttcatcttctttaatATTTCTCAACTCCCTAACTTTCAAACTCACACTTCCAATATACCCAATAAACTCACACCAAGCACTAATCTTTTGTAAATTACTCAAATTCTTCTTATCAATTAACCCAGCTTTACCCAACCAAACAAATTGCTCAACAAAATAATACAACCCCTCACCACCATAAGCTAAAAACGTTAATATTAACTCTTCTTTTGAACTAACAGAAGCTAAACGGAGTGCATTAACGTCTTGCACGAATTTCCCTAAACGAAATGCTTTACGGCTAACACCAACGTTTGATTCGAAGGATTTTAAACGGTGAGATAACGGAACGGAGTCAGGGATAACGGAAGATGAGAGGATGATTTTGGTTGCGTAACGGGTGATTTTGAGTAATTTGTCAACGCCGTCACGTTTGGAGAGGTAAGCTTCGAGATGGATTAGGAAATCTTTGTTTTTAGGGTTAGGGTTTTGGTGTTTGGGTTGTGAAGAGGAGATAGGGGAAGTTTTGGGTTCCATGGAGATCGGAATTCGGTGAATTGTCAACTGTTTGCTGATGAATTGGGGAAAAAGTTCGCCGGGAAAGTGTTAAACGGGTCTGGCCCAGTGGCCCATATTCATATTTATCTCCATTATGACGTCAGTGCTGATTACTGACTCTTTTTTCTATCTATATTGAGAAATGTGCCAATTATCAGTACCTGATGATAATAGTGTAACTAGGGAATttatccgcgcttcgcgcggtttaataaattttattgaatttaagatttttttaacttcaatccaaatataaaaataaattatttattattcatTTGTAGACAATAAAAATTCGcgtcaaaaaataataatcaagcaAAGTAAAATATGCAACAATCTTTTGTATTTGATTTCGTTACATAATCTCTTACGAATATAAGATAAATTTGATCTTGAACTTAATGGATTTGATCTTGACTTTACTTGAATTGAaattttgagcttgatcttgaatgcGGGTCTTgatctctagaacttctagagaaatactTGAATGCTTGAATCTTTTAGGCTTGTAGAGAAATCTATGCGTTTGATCCACGACTCTCTTTCTCTTCGTAGAATTCTCGTCCTTTTTCCgattatgactatttatagttgtaggatggaaAATAGACGTCTTCTTTCAATGCCGATAAGAAATAACTCTATATAAGTATTAATCaagtcacaaatatataattctTATTAGAATTTGAGCTTAATGAATTGCACTTTTCATTGTTAGAATTATtgtataaaggaaaaaaaaaagtttatactTTAACGTGGGAGCGCATGTAGTTTTACTACAtgattatttctttttaatcatGATTGATGgtttaattatataagtattAGATACACGaacatatttgtttttttagaGAGGTGTCACTTGATCTAACAGAATGGGGCATGATTTTTTCCTCTTCCATTCATGGACCTGAGAGACTCTGGTGCATTATTATTCTGTGGAGAATGCACACTCTCaggctttctttgaaaaattacaGCCACAATACCATATATAGAATTGGCCTTGCAAAAGCTTACACTGATAAATTTGGATGGTGATAGCAATCAAACCACTAGTTATACATACTCCCCAAGCAGCAGCAAGCACGGAACACCGACAATAGAGAACTTATAGGGAATTTAAGTTGCATGGGATTGCAAACTGATGTAGACTTAATGAATCAATGGGGGAGTCATAAGAGAAATAATTTTAAGCGGTTATAGTAGTAGTTAGGGTAGAGAGGTGGGAGAAAGAAAGGTAAAGAGAACATATATGTGTACACCTTTTAAATTCTATTATTAAGTGATAGAAGTTAATTTTCAGTTTTCCTTCTTTCCATCATAAAGACTTTTAAAAACCCCGGTTATGGGCAGCCTCTGACCAGTGTAAAAGAACCCAAATTTTTAGCATTTTAGAAGAAGAAAACGgtagaaaaaagaaggaaggaaatcAATAAATCTTTGTCATAAATATCTTTGCTCCCAGCAATTGTGACCGCTCGGAAAATCGATGACTGCATCAAAGATGCAGTGCTAGTACATCTGGGActataaattatatttacaGAATACTAAtctattttgaaattaaatctAGATGAAATAGAAAAAATAGATTTGCTTGCATTTCGCTGACATTCTGGAATTCATATGAAGAAAGCACACGTATTTGAACCCTTGATTTGAAGCCCTTGTTAGCAACAACAACATCTTCTACTGGTCTTCCTTTCTATCTCTGCGATACGGCCTACTCGAAGCCAGGATGTGGGAAACCTTATTGATATAGAAGATATAGAAAAATTATAAtgccagtttttttttttttttttttaatgtaatgtGAGGCATAAATACTAACAAAATCAAATGTATAgagaaaaaatacatataaataaacaAACAGAAAGCGAATCCAAATAAAAGCATCATATACCTTTTGTAGTTTTACAATGACAGAGGACAATCATCTTAATTGGGGAAAAGAAGCTAACCttcatcttatatatatatatataacgttaGTCCTCTTATC
Coding sequences within it:
- the LOC132033277 gene encoding peroxisomal membrane protein 11A; this translates as MEPKTSPISSSQPKHQNPNPKNKDFLIHLEAYLSKRDGVDKLLKITRYATKIILSSSVIPDSVPLSHRLKSFESNVGVSRKAFRLGKFVQDVNALRLASVSSKEELILTFLAYGGEGLYYFVEQFVWLGKAGLIDKKNLSNLQKISAWCEFIGYIGSVSLKVRELRNIKEDEECLLSTIEVSIIRGIGYAEEEERLRKLRFKKLMKRLSVIQDFADGLMCLADIRDGKGLLSAPLLLSSAGLLSALISTHKNWISC